From the Aquirufa lenticrescens genome, the window AGCTAATAACATGGGACCAATTGGTGCACACGCGCATTATTCCCATCATTATTTTTCATTCCCCAAATTAACAGGTGAATTAGGCCCAAGAATGACTTTCATGGGCAAAGAAATGTTAAACTGGTCTCTTAATAACTATTTAGGTCTAGCGAATCATCCTGAGGTTAGAAAAGCTGATGCTGAAGCAACAGCAAAATACGGTTTAGCCTACCCAATGGGCGCGCGTATGATGTCTGGTAATACAGATGAGCACGAAGAATTTGAGCGTCAATTAGCCGAATTTGTAGGCAAAGAAGACGCCTTCTTATTAAACTACGGATACCAAGGCGTGATGTCAATCATCGAATGTATGGTAGATCACAAAGACGTAATCGTCTATGACGCTGAATCTCACGCCTGTTTAATCGATGGTATTCGTCTTCACAAAGCAAAAATGGGACAGTACTATAAGTTCAATCACAATGATATGGATTCATTGCGTAAGAACTTAGAACGTGCCACTAAAATAACTAATGAGACAGGTGGTGGTATTTTAGTGATTACTGAGGGTGTTTTCGGGATGTCGGGTAAAGTCGGTTCATTAGATAAAATTGTGGAAATGAAAAAAGATTTCAATTTCCGTCTTCTTGTTGATGATGCTCATGGTTTTGGTACCATGGGAGACAATGGCCAAGGTGTGGGCGAATACCTAAATTGCACAGAAGGAATTGACTTATATTTCTCCACTTTTGCTAAGTCTATGGCTGCTATTGGGGCCTTTGTTGCGGCTCCTAAGGAGATTATCATGTATTTGAAGTATAATATGCGTTCACAAACCTATGCAAAAGCATTACCTATGCCATTTGTCATCGGTGGAATGAAACGTTTAGAATTGATCAAAAAACATCCAGAATTGAGAGAAACCTTGTGGGCAAATGTTCGTGCCCTACAAAAAGGTTTAAAAGATAAAGGTTTTGATATCGGTGAAACGCAATCACCTGTAACTCCTGTATTCTTACATGGAGAATATGATATTGCTGCGGTAACAAAACTGGTGCGTGATCTACGTGAAAATATGGGTATTTTCTGTAGTATTGTCGTTTATCCGGTAGTTCCCAAGGGGCAAATCATGTTAAGAATCATTCCTACTTCTTCACATACACTAGCTGATATTGAGTACACATGCGACTGTTTTGCTGAAGTTCAGAAAAGATTGAAATCAGGCTACTATGCGCAATAATTGATTGATTTAACGGAAATTCTGGTTAAAATTGTATTTTTTTGCATTTTTTTTCTGTTTTTTCTTGATTTTAATTTGCACACAACAAGTTTTTTACTAAATTTCGCTTATTAAAGCTCATTTAAGGGCATAAAGACAATCTAATATTATTTACACAACCTAAAAAACAAATTATCATGAGTAGATTTGCACAAGTAAAGGACTTAATTTTATCTTTAGAAGGAGATTTCGAAAAATTCTACGATAAAGGAAATCAAGCAGCTGGTACTCGCGTTAGAGGTGGTTTACAACAATTGAAAACTTTAGCACAAGAAATTCGTACTGAAGTTCAAAACAAGAAAAACTCAGGAAAATAATTTTTCCCCTCTTTGATAAAAAAAGCCCGATAAACATCGGGCTTTTTTTATGTTAAAATAGTTCTGCGTGCATGGCTGAGGCCATACCATCGACCATAATCTTCCCTCTTTCTAGTTCAAAAACTTGAGTAGAAATCTCAGCGGTGTGTTTAGCAGGATTAGTACTTACAATTTCAAACTTAGCTTTATACGTAGTTCCTACAAATAAAGGGCGCTTAAACTCAGAAACCTGCTTTAAATAAACACTACCTTCACCTGGAAATTCCATACCCATTACTCGCGAAAAAACACTGGCGATTAAGGCGCCGTGAATGATAGGCTTCTTAAATGGGGTATTGGCTGCATAAGCTTCATCCCAATGCAAGGGATTAAAATCACCTGATATTTTACAAAAGTCATTTACTTGCTCTTGTGTGAATGAGAATTCGATCTCATACGAGTTTCCTACATCTAACATAGTTTGATCATTTTTTGTAAAATTAAACCAAAATTTGATTCTATTTTTGTGCAAATTTAAATTAGCCAATGATTCACTTTATTCTAAACCCAAACGCAGGAACAAATTCTTTGCAAAAAAGGGAACGGATAGTCAAGTCGCTTAACGGAATCCCTAATTCCAAGGTTTGGCAAACCGAACGAGTGAAACATGCCTCAGAATTAACAGAAATCGCCATTTCAAAAGGTGCAACCAAGGTAATTGCCATTGGCGGAGATGGTACAATCAACGAAGTAGCCTCAGCTCTTTTATATAGTAATATTCCCTTAGGCATAATCCCAATGGGATCAGGGAATGGCCTAGCTAGACACCTTCAGATCCCACTACAGTTCGATAAAGCATTACATAAGGCGCTAAATGGAACTATCATTTCCATTGATGCAGGTAAGTGGAATGAGAGACCTTTCTTTTGTACCGCAGGTATCGGATTCGACGCTCAAGTAGCAGCGCATTTTGCGAACAGAGGCAAAAGAGGATTTCTGAATTACCTATATTCCACTCTGGTATCTCTCAACCAATACCAGGCGATTGCAATCAAAGACAAAGGAAAGGTATT encodes:
- a CDS encoding MaoC family dehydratase — protein: MLDVGNSYEIEFSFTQEQVNDFCKISGDFNPLHWDEAYAANTPFKKPIIHGALIASVFSRVMGMEFPGEGSVYLKQVSEFKRPLFVGTTYKAKFEIVSTNPAKHTAEISTQVFELERGKIMVDGMASAMHAELF
- a CDS encoding diacylglycerol/lipid kinase family protein, producing MIHFILNPNAGTNSLQKRERIVKSLNGIPNSKVWQTERVKHASELTEIAISKGATKVIAIGGDGTINEVASALLYSNIPLGIIPMGSGNGLARHLQIPLQFDKALHKALNGTIISIDAGKWNERPFFCTAGIGFDAQVAAHFANRGKRGFLNYLYSTLVSLNQYQAIAIKDKGKVFSFTVANANQFGNNAYISPESDLQDGLLETILIKPGSILALANLGISLFRKNLPLHPLVSVSSVHTLQIEASEGIPYHLDGESLTLTSNRIEIAILPSALLVVK
- a CDS encoding histone H1 produces the protein MSRFAQVKDLILSLEGDFEKFYDKGNQAAGTRVRGGLQQLKTLAQEIRTEVQNKKNSGK
- a CDS encoding aminotransferase class I/II-fold pyridoxal phosphate-dependent enzyme, with protein sequence MDIFEKVANNMGPIGAHAHYSHHYFSFPKLTGELGPRMTFMGKEMLNWSLNNYLGLANHPEVRKADAEATAKYGLAYPMGARMMSGNTDEHEEFERQLAEFVGKEDAFLLNYGYQGVMSIIECMVDHKDVIVYDAESHACLIDGIRLHKAKMGQYYKFNHNDMDSLRKNLERATKITNETGGGILVITEGVFGMSGKVGSLDKIVEMKKDFNFRLLVDDAHGFGTMGDNGQGVGEYLNCTEGIDLYFSTFAKSMAAIGAFVAAPKEIIMYLKYNMRSQTYAKALPMPFVIGGMKRLELIKKHPELRETLWANVRALQKGLKDKGFDIGETQSPVTPVFLHGEYDIAAVTKLVRDLRENMGIFCSIVVYPVVPKGQIMLRIIPTSSHTLADIEYTCDCFAEVQKRLKSGYYAQ